The proteins below are encoded in one region of Mus caroli chromosome 10, CAROLI_EIJ_v1.1, whole genome shotgun sequence:
- the LOC110303529 gene encoding dnaJ homolog subfamily C member 21 has protein sequence MKCHYEALGVRRDASEEELKKAYRKLALRWHPDKNLDNAAEAAEQFKLIQAAYDVLSDPQERAWYDNHREALLKGGLDGEYQDDSLDLLHYFTVTCYSGYGDDEKGFYAVYRVVFELIAKEELECMSEGDVEDFPTFGDSQSDYDTVVHPFYAHWQSFYTQKNFSWKEEYDTRQASNHWEKRAMEKENKKIRDRARKEKNELVRQLVAFIRKRDKRVQAHRKLVEEQNAEKARKAEEMRRQQKLKQAKLAEQYREQSWMTMANLEKELQEMEARYEKEFGDGSDENEVEDQEPRNGLDGKDSEEAEEAELYQDLYCPACDKSFKTEKAMKNHEKSKKHQEMVALLKQQLEEEEEQFSGVQMDENVLNANSEEEMEDTPKQKLSKKQKKKKQKSAQNFDDNFNENGTEEGEKIAPEKTKSNEDNAKELENRPQENTCITETTEPCEDPKSEAKSVPKSKGKKTKDVKKSVKVPAEPQPVSVVLISCATCHSEFPSRNKLFDHLKATGHARAPSATASLNSVTSSRNKKEKRRNR, from the coding sequence ATGAAGTGTCACTACGAGGCGCTGGGGGTGCGGCGCGACGCCAGCGAGGAGGAGCTCAAGAAGGCCTATCGGAAGCTGGCCCTGAGGTGGCACCCGGATAAAAATCTGGACAATGCCGCAGAAGCAGCTGAGCAGTTTAAATTAATCCAAGCTGCATATGACGTCTTAAGTGACCCTCAGGAAAGAGCGTGGTACGATAACCACCGAGAGGCCTTACTTAAAGGAGGGCTCGATGGGGAATATCAAGATGACAGCTTAGATCTGCTTCATTATTTCACGGTTACCTGTTATTCTGGTTATGGGGACGATGAAAAGGGGTTCTATGCAGTGTATCGTGTTGTCTTTGAGCTGATTGCAAAAGAAGAACTGGAGTGTATGTCAGAGGGAGACGTTGAGGATTTCCCAACCTTCGGCGACTCCCAGAGCGACTATGACACGGTGGTACACCCTTTCTACGCTCACTGGCAGAGTTTCTACACACAAAAGAATTTTTCCTGGAAGGAAGAGTATGATACCCGGCAAGCCTCGAACCACTGGGAAAAACGagccatggaaaaagaaaacaaaaaaattcgAGACAgagcaaggaaagagaaaaatgaactgGTGCGCCAGCTGGTAGCCTTCATTCGTAAACGAGATAAGAGAGTGCAGGCCCATCGGAAGCTTGTGGAGGAGCAGAACGCAGAGAAGGCgaggaaggcagaggagatgAGGAGGCAACAGAAGCTGAAGCAAGCCAAGCTGGCAGAGCAgtacagagagcagagctggatgACCATGGCCAATTTGGAGAAGGAGCTCCAGGAGATGGAAGCAAGGTACGAAAAGGAGTTTGGAGATGGATCAGATGAAAACGAAGTGGAGGATCAGGAGCCCAGAAACGGATTGGATGGTAAGGACAGcgaggaggctgaggaggctgaGCTTTACCAGGACCTTTACTGCCCAGCTTGTGACAAATCCTTCAAGACAGAAAAGGCCATGAAGAATCACGAGAAGTCCAAGAAACATCAGGAAATGGTTGCCTTGCTAAAACAgcagttggaggaggaggaagaacagttCTCAGGAGTTCAGATGGATGAAAATGTATTGAATGCCAATtctgaggaagaaatggaagatacACCGAAGCAGAAGCTTtctaaaaaacagaagaaaaagaaacagaaatcagcaCAGAATTTTGATGACAATTTCAATGAAAATGGAactgaagaaggagaaaagattgCTCCAGAAAAGACTAAGTCAAATGAAGACAATGCCAAAGAGTTAGAAAATAGGCCCCAAGAAAATACCTGTATTACAGAGACCACAGAACCCTGTGAGGATCCAAAAAGTGAAGCTAAAAGTGTTCCTaaatccaaaggaaagaaaaccaaagatgtGAAAAAATCTGTCAAAGTACCTGCTGAACCACAACCAGTGAGTGTCGTCCTCATCAGCTGTGCAACTTGCCACAGTGAATTTCCATCCCGGAATAAACTGTTTGATCATCTAAAGGCTACTGGTCATGCAAGAGCACCTTCAGCAACAGCATCTTTAAACAGTGTAACTAGtagtagaaacaagaaagagaagcgTAGAAATAGATAG